In Chryseobacterium camelliae, one DNA window encodes the following:
- a CDS encoding helix-turn-helix transcriptional regulator, whose protein sequence is MKLLEKAGKPFGYDYNYLNVASTYETLGELDKAEFFYRKSLKVSTGNLKGMGYCNLAHLAFLHGRFEDATNYANTSLDYQENNSNKRYRDIAEIYQLLTKIYTETGNTAAAKKSEKLFEYYHNKENYTNELFKKKLLIQLLAKAELNQKDFEMEVSKKSRNLLVFSVISMVLIICLGMIYMKQVKSNRKTIEKNNEQLSELSQQINNSFSEVLELAKSDDPAFIPRFKEVYPVFYQNLLSRYPDLTIAQIRFCCLLRLNFSTKEVAHYHRLTIKGVQTRKTRLRKQLNIPSDADLNLWMMNLG, encoded by the coding sequence ATGAAGCTTCTGGAAAAAGCAGGAAAACCTTTCGGCTACGATTATAATTACTTAAATGTTGCAAGTACATACGAAACTCTGGGTGAACTTGATAAGGCGGAATTTTTTTATAGAAAATCTCTCAAAGTGAGTACCGGTAATTTAAAAGGTATGGGATACTGTAATCTTGCACACTTGGCATTTCTTCACGGCAGGTTTGAGGATGCGACCAATTACGCCAATACATCTCTGGACTACCAGGAGAATAATTCAAATAAACGCTATAGGGACATTGCCGAAATCTACCAGCTTTTGACCAAAATATATACTGAAACCGGCAATACAGCAGCTGCAAAGAAAAGTGAGAAGCTATTTGAATACTATCATAATAAAGAGAATTACACCAATGAATTATTCAAAAAGAAATTGCTCATTCAGCTGCTGGCCAAAGCAGAGCTGAACCAAAAGGACTTTGAAATGGAAGTTTCAAAAAAGAGTCGGAATTTACTTGTATTTTCAGTCATTTCTATGGTGTTGATCATCTGTTTAGGGATGATATATATGAAGCAGGTAAAAAGTAACAGGAAAACCATTGAAAAAAATAATGAACAGCTTTCAGAACTCAGCCAACAGATAAACAATTCTTTTAGTGAAGTCTTAGAGCTGGCCAAAAGTGATGATCCGGCATTTATTCCCAGGTTTAAAGAAGTTTATCCTGTTTTTTATCAGAATTTATTATCCAGATATCCTGACTTAACGATAGCTCAGATCCGTTTCTGCTGCTTACTGAGACTGAATTTCTCCACTAAAGAGGTGGCGCATTACCACCGCCTTACCATAAAAGGGGTGCAGACAAGAAAAACAAGGTTAAGAAAGCAATTAAACATCCCTTCTGATGCCGATCTAAATCTCTGGATGATGAACTTAGGCTAA
- a CDS encoding response regulator transcription factor, with amino-acid sequence MRILIAEDEKKLAGFIQQGLSQAGYQTEVCNDGSEALEMAVKNDFDLILLDLMLPGINGFDFLKNLRAFGAETPVIIISAIADSKQVVQGLDLGAADYIRKPFEWEELLARIRTVSRFSGSNGQQKIRIEDLEIDIPSRKVKRGDTEIELTSKEFVLLEYLVRNANLVLTKNQLLENAWNMNFDPESNIVEVYMHQLRKKIDKGFEKQLIKTVIGAGYMLKGEKQ; translated from the coding sequence ATGAGAATACTGATTGCCGAAGACGAAAAAAAGCTGGCAGGTTTTATACAGCAGGGCCTGTCACAGGCAGGCTACCAGACAGAAGTCTGCAATGACGGTTCTGAAGCCCTGGAAATGGCCGTAAAGAATGATTTTGACCTGATCCTGCTGGATCTGATGCTGCCGGGAATCAATGGGTTTGATTTCCTGAAGAACCTGCGGGCCTTCGGGGCAGAAACGCCGGTGATCATCATCAGTGCCATTGCAGATTCCAAACAGGTGGTGCAGGGGCTGGACCTGGGTGCAGCAGATTATATCAGGAAACCTTTTGAATGGGAAGAACTGCTGGCCAGAATACGTACCGTGAGCCGTTTTTCCGGCTCGAACGGACAGCAGAAAATAAGGATTGAGGATCTGGAAATCGATATCCCTTCCCGGAAAGTGAAAAGGGGAGATACTGAAATTGAACTGACTTCCAAAGAATTCGTGCTGCTGGAATATCTGGTCAGGAATGCCAACCTCGTCCTCACCAAAAACCAGCTTCTGGAAAATGCATGGAATATGAACTTCGATCCGGAAAGCAATATTGTGGAAGTTTACATGCACCAACTCAGGAAGAAAATCGACAAAGGATTTGAGAAACAGCTGATCAAGACCGTGATCGGGGCCGGTTACATGCTTAAAGGCGAAAAACAATAA
- a CDS encoding HAMP domain-containing sensor histidine kinase, whose amino-acid sequence MESQPRSFFYQSLRFRFGLLFNSLLFLCVSVIVYSLYNNAKTELDRSFSLQLSSAANAVLQKTDINPISVPLPKNGEFFRIIYDNHVTKTQLINTLPRDVADREKWRMVSLKKYPENGGSISVDFALSAENYHSGIQKLRRLLYIYLPVAFLVSFLGGYLLSGFFLRPLRRIIRNANTVDLEHISLLSKSQTKDEFYHLTDALNRMLMRIDEQVKQQTAFFTTASHELRTPISTMLTELQIFDRELLDKDTQKLLDNQEQEVKRMKALVDNFLWMSQIESGNLRTNRSEIDIAEMVLELSESFMKQMALNGQRFRIEFSPVDGDFTVLADKSQVEVIIKNLISNAVKYLKGDPVIDIRVFQNQHKGIVISNSVSQTIENPEKLKGQFLRDTFHKDGFGLGLWISDILSGKNKAKLSLDSADERFSATIVFDEV is encoded by the coding sequence ATGGAAAGCCAGCCGAGATCTTTTTTTTATCAGAGCTTAAGGTTCCGTTTCGGGTTGCTGTTCAATTCGCTGCTGTTCCTGTGCGTCAGCGTCATCGTATATTCCCTGTACAACAATGCCAAGACGGAGCTTGACCGGAGTTTCTCGCTCCAGTTATCGTCTGCGGCCAATGCGGTTCTCCAGAAAACCGATATCAACCCGATCTCTGTTCCGCTGCCTAAAAATGGGGAATTTTTCAGGATCATCTATGATAATCACGTAACGAAAACCCAGCTGATCAATACCCTTCCGAGAGATGTCGCAGACAGAGAAAAATGGCGCATGGTTTCCCTGAAAAAATATCCCGAAAACGGCGGCAGCATCTCGGTGGATTTTGCACTGTCGGCAGAAAACTACCATTCCGGGATTCAGAAGCTGCGGCGGTTGCTGTACATTTACCTTCCGGTTGCTTTTTTAGTTTCTTTTCTGGGTGGCTACCTGCTCTCCGGCTTCTTCCTCAGGCCGCTACGCCGGATTATCCGTAATGCGAACACCGTGGATCTGGAGCATATTAGCCTGCTGTCTAAATCGCAGACCAAGGACGAATTTTACCATCTTACCGATGCACTGAACCGGATGCTGATGCGGATCGATGAGCAGGTGAAGCAGCAGACGGCCTTTTTCACAACGGCTTCCCATGAACTGCGGACGCCCATCAGCACCATGCTTACAGAGCTTCAAATTTTCGATCGGGAATTGCTGGATAAAGATACCCAAAAGCTGCTGGACAATCAGGAGCAGGAAGTGAAGCGCATGAAGGCACTGGTAGACAATTTTCTCTGGATGAGCCAGATCGAATCCGGGAACCTGCGGACCAACAGGTCTGAAATCGATATTGCAGAAATGGTGCTGGAACTTTCAGAAAGCTTTATGAAGCAGATGGCCCTCAACGGCCAGCGGTTCAGGATTGAATTTTCACCGGTGGATGGCGATTTTACTGTATTAGCAGATAAGAGTCAGGTAGAAGTGATCATTAAAAACCTGATTTCAAATGCTGTAAAATACCTTAAAGGTGATCCCGTCATTGACATCAGAGTCTTCCAGAATCAGCACAAAGGCATCGTGATTTCCAATTCCGTCAGCCAAACCATAGAAAATCCCGAAAAGCTGAAAGGGCAGTTCCTCCGGGATACCTTTCATAAAGACGGTTTCGGCCTGGGCCTCTGGATCTCTGATATCCTGAGCGGGAAAAACAAAGCTAAACTGTCGCTCGATTCTGCGGATGAAAGATTTTCTGCAACAATAGTGTTTGATGAGGTGTAA